The Microcella sp. genome includes the window GGATACGTCTTCAGCTTCACCGACCCGAACTGCTTCTGAATCGCGGCCACATGCTTCGCATCCCCCGCGTTATACCCCCACGCCGTCGGCAGAATCGACTCACTGGCAAAGTTCGCCCCCGACAAGATGTACTTGATTCCATACTTCTTCGCCTGCGAGTACGCCACCCACCCGAACGCATGATCGGTCGGCGTATCAGCATTCGCCACCGACGCCTTGAAGAACGACAACTGCAGATCTTTCATCTCACGCCAGTCGACAACATGCGTATAAAGATCAAGACCGAGCTTGGTGACGAGATTGTGAATGTTGTCGACCGCGAGCTCGCTGTTCCACCCACTGTCGAAGTGCACCGCCAACGGCCGCAACCCCAACTTCACCGCCTGCAACGCCAAATAGGAACTATCCACGCCACCAGAAATACCGATCACGCAGTCATACGGCTTGCCCTCACCGGCCTGCTTAATGCGAGCAACCAACTCATCAAGCTCACCCAACCGCTCGCCCGCCTGAGCCGCACGAACCTCCGCAGCAAGATTCGCCTCAAAACCAATCACATGCGACGAGACACCATACTCATCGAACCAAATATCCGGATCAGTCGTGTCCATAATCGTCCGAACACACCGCTGAAACGGGCGCACCTCTGCCGACACCCGACATCGCCTTCCTGAGACTCTGCGCGCATCACTGCGCTGGCCGCCGGTGGTCGAATCCGGGGTAGTCGGTGTCGCTGGAGGACACCACGCGAGGGCTAGTTCGCCCGCGACGTCGACCCGATAGGTCTTGTGTTTCGCATGTCGGAGTGCGTCTCGATGAAGAGGCCAGTGTAGCGTGAGAGAAACTCGAACGGCGCATTCTCGACAGCCCTTCCTGATCGAGTTCGGGGGCCCGCTCCGTGTGCGAGTGTTGTCGGGTGCACTCCATCGTCACGCGGCTTCGGCCCGTCCAATTAGACTGATATCGCCTCTCGATCACTCCTGGAAAGAATCACGTGACCCATCCTTCGGCTCCGCCGCGAAAGATACTCTGCGTCTCGTTCTCTCCAATCTACGCAGACTCGCGAGTGCTGCGACAGCTCGAGGTTCTGCAGCAGCACGGTGACGTGACCACCGTCGGCTATGGCGCGGCGCCAGCTGGGGTGATGCGCCACATCGAAGTGCCAGAGAACGCAGCCTCTTTGCCTCAGACGCCCGCCGGGGTCGTGAAGCTCGCCCTGCGACTGCACAACTCTGTCGAGCTCACCGCTCCGGGCGAGAAGGCGGTTCTCGATGAGGTCGTCGCCTCAGGCCCATACGACCTCGTCGTCGCCAACGACGCTCGCGCTCTGCCCCTCGCGTTCGCCGCGTCGGGCACGGCGCCGGTTCTCGCCGACATGCACGAATGGGCTGCTGAAGAACGGGCGACCGTCTTCGTGTGGCGGGTGCTCGTCGGCCCCTACATGCAGCATTTGTGCGAAAAGTACCTGCCGCGCACGACCGCAGTCACTAGCGTCAGCGAGGGCCTCGCGGGCCTCTACACCGAGCGCTACGGCGTCGCGACCGAGGTCGTGCGTAATGCAGCCGACTTTAGAGATGCCACGCCGTCGCCCGTCGACCCTGATTTGATTCGACTCGTGCACAGCGGCACTGCTGACGCCGAGCGCAACATTGTCGAACTCATCGAAGCCGTCGGTCGACTCGGCGAGCGGTTCAGTCTCGATCTCTATCTGCTTGAGGTGCCCGGGGGTCATCTCGACGTGATCAAGAAGCTCGCCGCCGAATCACCTCGCGTCACGGTGCACGACCCTGTGCCACCTGACACTCTTCCGAGCGTGCTGAACCAGTATGACCTCGGGGTGTTTCTTTACCCGCTCAAGACGCTCAGCCACCTCTACCACCTGCCGAACAAGTTCTTCGACTTCGTGCAGGCCCGACTCGGGCTGGTGTTCTCACCAGCGCCTGAGATCGACACTCACGTCGGGCAGTACGGTCTCGGCATCATCACGAGCGACACCACCGCCGACGCACTGGTCGACGCTCTGCACGACATCACCGCCGACGACGTGACGGGCTTCAAGCAAGCCGCCAATCGCTCGGCACGAGCGCTGTCGAGCGAGCCCGACCGAGCCGTGCAGCACGCACTCGTTGCCCGGCTTCTCGCTGCAGGCTGATGAGAGTCGTCATTGCTACCCGAATTTTCGGGCCCGAGGTCTCTGCCGCATCGGGAATTCTGCGCACCTGGGCCGAAGAGTTTCGCGATCGAGGTTTCGAGGTCGCGGTTCTCACCGCGCGACCACCGCGAGGCGCCGTGATCGACGACCCGCCGGGCATCGACATTCGTCGAGCCCCCGTCAAGCGCGACAGGCAGCAGTATGTGCGCGGCTACGTGAGCTACATGAGTTTCGACATTCCCCTCGCGTTCCGGCTGCTCTTCTCTCGCCGAGCTGACCTCTACATCGTCGAGCCGCCGCCCACCACCGTGGCCGTGGTGCGCGTCATCGCCTGGCTGCGGCGCACCCCTTACGTCGTGCGGGCCGCTGACTACTGGTCTGAAGCAGCCGAACTGGTCACGAGCAATCGATTCGTGCTCGGCACACTGCGTCGCATCGAGGCGTGGGGGCTGCAGGGCGCGAAGAGACTGTTCGCCGCGCATGACCCGCTCATCGCCCGCTTTCGAGAACTCGGCATCACAACCCCGGCCGTGCCCATCGGCTTCGGTGCCGACACCGCGCACTTTCGCTACAGCGGTCAAGAACCGGCTGACCCACCGTTGTTTATCTACGCGGGCACCCATTCTGAATGGCACGGGGCCGGCATCTTCGTCGACGCCATGCGCGCTGTTGTGAACCGGCATGCGCGCGCTCGGCTCGAGTACTACGGCAACGGTGAAGATCGTGATGACATGCAGGCTCGCGCAGCCGAGCTGGGCATCGCCGACTCGGTCGCATTCCACCCTCCGATTCCCCCCGCCGAATTGGCGACCATTCTCGCCAGAGCCACCTGTTCGGTCGCCAGCCTCGCGCCCGTGGCAGCGAACGAATACGCCCTGGCGACCAAGGTCTACTCGTCGCTCGCAGCCGGATGTCCGGTTGTCTTCACCGGCGTCGGGCCCACGATCGAGTTTCTCGACCACGCCACTTACCCAGCTGGTGTCGCCGTGACCTACGAGCCATCAGCAGTCGCAGAGGCCATGATTGCGGCGATGGATGCTCCACTGGCGCCACCCGACCGCGCCGAGCTCGCCCGCTGGTCGTCAGAGCGCTTCTCACTCGCGGCGATCGCGACGCAGGTGGTCGACGAAAGCCTCGCGATCATCCGCGCATAGCATTGACCCGCACACCTGATACTGGAGGCACTTCGTGAAAATCGCCGTCATCGCCCTCGGCAAGATCGGGCTGCCGCTCGCCGTGCAGTTCGCCAGCAAGGGCCACGACGTGGTCGGAGTCGACGTGTCTCAGCGCACCGTCGACCTCATCAACGCCGGCACTGAACCTTTTCCGGGTGAGGCGCATCTGCAAGAGAAGCTCAGTGAGCTCGTGGCCGCTGGCGCTCTGCGAGCCACCACCGACTATGCCGATGCCGTGCCCGGTGCCGACGCCGTCGTGCTCGTTGTGCCTCTCTTCGTCGACGAGCAGACCGCTGAACCCGACTTCGGGTGGATGGACGGCGCGACCCGATCGCTCGGAGCAGTGCTGACGCCTGGCACCCTCGTGTCGTACGAGACGACCCTGCCGGTCGGTACGACCAGAAACCGCTGGAAGCCGCTGCTCGAAGAAGTATCGGGCCTCACTGAGGGCGTCGACTTCGACCTCGTCTTCTCACCTGAGCGAGTTCTCACAGGCCGCGTGTTCGCCGACCTGCGCAAGTATCCGAAGCTCGTGGGCGGCCTCTCTGAACGGGGTGCCCAGCGCGCCACCGAGTTTTACGAAGCGGTGCTCGACTTCGACGACCGCCCCGACCTGCCTCGTGGCAACGGCGTCTGGGATCTCGGAAGCGCCGAGGCCGCCGAACTTGCCAAGCTCGCGGAGACCACCTACCGCGATGTCAACATTGGTCTCGCCAACCAGTTTGCGCGCTATGCGTCGACAGCAGGCATCGATGTTTACCAGGTGATCGAAGCATCGAACTCGCAGCCGTACTCACACATTCACCAACCCGGCATCGCTGTCGGCGGTCACTGCATTCCGGTCTACCCGCGCCTCTACCTTTGGACAGACCCCGAGGCGACCGTCGTCTCAGCGGCTCGAGCCGCGAACGCGGGTATGCCCGACTACACGATCGGCCTGCTCGAGGGCGCCTATGGCGACCTTGCCGGAGCCAAGGTCGCCGTACTCGGTGCTTCATACCGCGGAGGGGTGAAAGAAACTGCGTTCTCGGGCGTCTTCGGTGCTGTCGAAGCCCTGCGCAGCCGAGGGGCAACGGCGGTCGTGCACGACCCGATGTACACCGACGATGAGCTCACCGGGCTGGGCTTCACCCCGTATCACCTCGGCGAGCCGGTCGATGCGGTTGTGGTGCAGGCGGACCACGACGAATACCGCAGTCTCAGCCCTGTAGACCTGCCGGGCCTCTCGGCATTCATCGACGGTCGACGCGTGTCATCGGCCGACCAATGGCCGGGAATCGCCTACAGGGTAATCGGCAAAGCGACCGTCTAGGCGCCGACCTCAGCCAAGAATCGCGGACCCTCTCCCCGAGTCGACAACTCAACGGCGGCGCGACCCGAGGCTTGCTTCATGGCCGAGATCTGGTCGGCAGTCAGCGAGTTCAGTGCACTCGCGAGGTCGGAAGCCTCCCACCCGTCGACGACGATGCCGAGACCAAGGTCGCGCACGAATCCGACGATCTCAGGGCTTTCACCGATCACGACTCCCAGGCGGCCCTGCACAGCTTCGAAGAACTTGTTTGGCAATGCGTAGACGTTGTTGGCAAAACGCGGCGGGAAGAAAATCAGCTCGAGGTCGTACTCATTGAGCGCTTTGGCGACCTCAGTCACACCGACTGGGTCGCGAAACCGAGCCCGGCCAGCGGCGACGGCCGGATGCCGACGCAGAGGAGCGAGCGACGTTTCGTCACCCAGCACCATGAGCACCAGACTGAAGCGTGGCTCAAGCAGCATCGCCGCATCAAGCATGATGTCGATGCCGCGCTCGACGGCGGCATAGCCGTGATGCACGAGCACGATGTGGTCAGGGTCGACCGTAGACGGCTCGAGCTCTTCGTACGGTGCCACGTTGCGAATCACTCCGGGCCGCGTGATCTCGAACTCATCGCGATAGAGATTGGCAATGCCTTCGGCGACCGTCAGGTGCTTCGTGAAGACGGGATCGGTCAAGAAGGTGAGAAGCCAATCGTCGTACGGAGCGATCAGCATCCGATAGGAGAGGCTCGTGCCGTTGCCCGAGTAAACCTCGTGCAGGTCGAGCACAACCGGCCCGTGGGCAAGGGCTGGCACCACATCGATTACCCACGGCAGCAGGTGATGGTCATTGACGATCACGAGGTCGTACTGCTCGCCGTGCAGTTGAGCCGTCGGCATGTGCTTCGAGATGAGTCGCCGAAAACGCGCGCGGTGGGTCAAGAAGAGATGCATCGCCACCCTAGTGACGAAGCTCGGGTACCCGATGTGAAACTGCTTGCCGGAGGCGTTGGGGTGCTCGGGGCCGCGGCTCAGCACATCGACGGTGTAGCCCGCACCCTCGAGCCAACGGATTTGATTGGTGACTCGACCGTCGCTGGCAATCGGTGAATAGCAGATAACGAGGGCACGTTTCGAGGGCTGGATCGGCTGGCCTGACACTGCACCATCGTATCGGCCTGCACACGCGGCCCCGGGCGGGCCCGCCGCTCATTTCGGCCCGACGAGCGTGGCATGATTGTTCGCTGGGCGTGCTCGCGTCGCTTCGCCTTGCGGTGTGCACTGCGTCGGCCCCGAGAATCGGAGAAAAACCTATGTGCGGAATCTTTGGCTTCATCGGCCAGGAGAAACTCGACTCCTCGTCGGCCAAGATTCTCGTCAAGCACGCGCAGCAGCGTGGCCGCGATTCGAGCGGTATGGTCATTCACGGCACAGGCGGGTATCACGCGTATCGCGCTGACGAGCCGATCGACCGACTGCTCAAGCGCATTCCTCCGCTCGGCCACTTGTTCTTCGGGCACAGCCGCCTCGTCACCAACGGAACGGCCGACAACCAGCCGGTCTCTCGCGAACAAGTCGTGGTGCTGCACAACGGCATCATCGTCAATC containing:
- a CDS encoding glycosyltransferase, whose product is MRVVIATRIFGPEVSAASGILRTWAEEFRDRGFEVAVLTARPPRGAVIDDPPGIDIRRAPVKRDRQQYVRGYVSYMSFDIPLAFRLLFSRRADLYIVEPPPTTVAVVRVIAWLRRTPYVVRAADYWSEAAELVTSNRFVLGTLRRIEAWGLQGAKRLFAAHDPLIARFRELGITTPAVPIGFGADTAHFRYSGQEPADPPLFIYAGTHSEWHGAGIFVDAMRAVVNRHARARLEYYGNGEDRDDMQARAAELGIADSVAFHPPIPPAELATILARATCSVASLAPVAANEYALATKVYSSLAAGCPVVFTGVGPTIEFLDHATYPAGVAVTYEPSAVAEAMIAAMDAPLAPPDRAELARWSSERFSLAAIATQVVDESLAIIRA
- a CDS encoding nucleotide sugar dehydrogenase — translated: MKIAVIALGKIGLPLAVQFASKGHDVVGVDVSQRTVDLINAGTEPFPGEAHLQEKLSELVAAGALRATTDYADAVPGADAVVLVVPLFVDEQTAEPDFGWMDGATRSLGAVLTPGTLVSYETTLPVGTTRNRWKPLLEEVSGLTEGVDFDLVFSPERVLTGRVFADLRKYPKLVGGLSERGAQRATEFYEAVLDFDDRPDLPRGNGVWDLGSAEAAELAKLAETTYRDVNIGLANQFARYASTAGIDVYQVIEASNSQPYSHIHQPGIAVGGHCIPVYPRLYLWTDPEATVVSAARAANAGMPDYTIGLLEGAYGDLAGAKVAVLGASYRGGVKETAFSGVFGAVEALRSRGATAVVHDPMYTDDELTGLGFTPYHLGEPVDAVVVQADHDEYRSLSPVDLPGLSAFIDGRRVSSADQWPGIAYRVIGKATV
- a CDS encoding glycosyltransferase codes for the protein MSGQPIQPSKRALVICYSPIASDGRVTNQIRWLEGAGYTVDVLSRGPEHPNASGKQFHIGYPSFVTRVAMHLFLTHRARFRRLISKHMPTAQLHGEQYDLVIVNDHHLLPWVIDVVPALAHGPVVLDLHEVYSGNGTSLSYRMLIAPYDDWLLTFLTDPVFTKHLTVAEGIANLYRDEFEITRPGVIRNVAPYEELEPSTVDPDHIVLVHHGYAAVERGIDIMLDAAMLLEPRFSLVLMVLGDETSLAPLRRHPAVAAGRARFRDPVGVTEVAKALNEYDLELIFFPPRFANNVYALPNKFFEAVQGRLGVVIGESPEIVGFVRDLGLGIVVDGWEASDLASALNSLTADQISAMKQASGRAAVELSTRGEGPRFLAEVGA
- a CDS encoding N-acetyl sugar amidotransferase, yielding MSAEVRPFQRCVRTIMDTTDPDIWFDEYGVSSHVIGFEANLAAEVRAAQAGERLGELDELVARIKQAGEGKPYDCVIGISGGVDSSYLALQAVKLGLRPLAVHFDSGWNSELAVDNIHNLVTKLGLDLYTHVVDWREMKDLQLSFFKASVANADTPTDHAFGWVAYSQAKKYGIKYILSGANFASESILPTAWGYNAGDAKHVAAIQKQFGSVKLKTYPLMGLVKRNLWYPEVRRIRTAALLNYMPYVYKDAKRAIAEELGWRDYGGKHYESVFTRYFQGYYLPHKFGFDKRLAHYSSLILSDQMTRDEALALMETANYPEELRRQDHEFIAKKLGVGVDELEAIYARPPVPYSAYPNAEAIWSKIRQVGAPLGRFARRVGLLT